One region of Paenibacillus polymyxa M1 genomic DNA includes:
- a CDS encoding YhcN/YlaJ family sporulation lipoprotein, with protein sequence MPGTKKVISFTISAALLASMAALTGCGNADHNVRTNSTRYNAQSTQHMDGVNRYGLDGVNRMDGVNRYGVKSNGMDGMSLNENGNRTGHPIRNLQVDRNLSKRISEMPDVKSATVLVGERHAYVAVSLKDQANGTGVGAPSIDGTPSANNIGRNGNVPSVNGVNGTRGNRTTGTTTPGMTDNGVTGNGTPARRDDGLFGTMGTGSYGMLRGLTDNNNRTDNGNNTIEGARTAYEPTDAVKSRIANKIKQFAPSIEQVHVSANPDFVRQTSDFTRSVQNGHPIRGLSNEMVDVIERVFPTSAADTNRPMENTTPTRPQNNTPAPMNHR encoded by the coding sequence ATGCCAGGAACTAAAAAAGTCATCAGTTTTACGATTTCAGCTGCTTTACTTGCCAGCATGGCTGCTTTAACCGGGTGTGGAAATGCTGATCATAACGTTCGTACGAACAGTACACGCTATAACGCGCAAAGCACACAGCATATGGATGGTGTGAATCGTTATGGTTTAGATGGTGTAAACCGTATGGATGGTGTGAATCGTTATGGGGTTAAATCCAACGGTATGGACGGGATGTCATTGAATGAAAATGGCAACAGAACCGGACATCCAATCCGTAATCTGCAAGTCGATCGCAACTTGTCTAAACGTATATCCGAGATGCCGGATGTAAAGTCTGCGACAGTATTGGTTGGTGAACGACATGCCTATGTAGCCGTTTCCTTGAAAGACCAAGCTAACGGAACGGGTGTCGGTGCTCCAAGCATTGACGGTACTCCGAGTGCTAATAATATTGGGCGTAACGGGAATGTACCGAGTGTGAATGGCGTTAATGGCACCAGAGGAAATCGAACTACAGGTACTACAACGCCTGGAATGACAGACAATGGAGTTACCGGGAATGGAACACCTGCACGTCGTGATGACGGTTTGTTCGGTACGATGGGTACAGGCTCGTACGGTATGTTGCGTGGCTTGACGGACAACAACAATCGCACAGATAACGGCAACAACACCATCGAGGGAGCAAGAACTGCATATGAACCAACTGATGCAGTCAAGAGCCGTATTGCTAACAAGATTAAGCAATTTGCACCTTCCATTGAACAGGTGCATGTATCGGCTAACCCGGACTTTGTTAGACAAACCTCTGACTTTACACGCAGTGTACAAAATGGTCATCCGATCAGAGGCTTGAGCAATGAAATGGTGGATGTGATTGAACGTGTATTCCCGACTTCGGCGGCTGATACAAACCGTCCAATGGAAAATACAACACCAACACGTCCACAAAATAATACGCCCGCACCGATGAATCATCGCTAA
- a CDS encoding esterase/lipase family protein, with amino-acid sequence MKKLTVLMLIFLLSVTLIPAGAFAGSTTPEAPKAPAGSWTEGPPPNRVDPTKPALLFVHGLNSSAEVWTKNNNDMLQQARDAGYQTATINLYDANGTSQDMWDNGKLLADKIKVISNHFGKKLIIIAHSKGGVDTQTALVYNGAAPYVQRVITLSSPHHGSQLADLAYSSWAGWLADIVGSQNPGTSTLQTSYMKYFRTKTDALSNATTIPFFTFAGDNWSGGTASYILGGMYLSSFGKNDGVVTVDNAKLPGGRVVKIGSWDHAKVRTGSYVFSLILPYLQANTPALNQETEAFSAASSLTASAVQSTYNEIDNSYFIRGGDYNGKASETLTVENGVQSIDLDWISDKRVSQLELTKPDGTSELLNVKAGRDEEIFAGAWHHSAVVTNPQPGIYKLNAVIPDHGAYLLIARYHAAQVPELKYNLNAVGPRLNLKSQDSPTSVTQVTYQVQYYGDPQQGMTTAFKGLTLQQKTVTPTGQIELSKADKPGIYSVTYEINGTTAAGYPYRRTAVQSIYIDADGNKYVD; translated from the coding sequence TTGAAGAAGCTCACCGTTTTGATGCTCATTTTTTTGTTATCCGTCACTCTTATCCCCGCCGGTGCTTTTGCAGGCTCCACTACACCTGAAGCACCGAAAGCTCCCGCCGGAAGCTGGACAGAAGGCCCACCACCTAATCGCGTTGATCCTACCAAACCCGCACTATTGTTTGTACATGGTTTGAACAGTAGCGCCGAAGTGTGGACCAAGAATAATAATGATATGCTTCAGCAAGCACGTGACGCTGGGTACCAGACGGCCACCATTAATTTGTACGATGCGAATGGCACATCCCAGGATATGTGGGACAATGGCAAGCTTCTAGCCGACAAAATCAAAGTCATTAGTAATCATTTCGGAAAAAAACTCATCATCATCGCCCACAGCAAAGGTGGAGTGGATACTCAAACCGCTCTCGTGTATAACGGAGCAGCTCCTTATGTACAACGTGTCATCACCCTCAGCAGTCCCCATCATGGTTCACAACTTGCAGATCTCGCCTACAGCAGCTGGGCCGGATGGCTGGCAGATATCGTCGGCTCACAAAATCCCGGCACCTCTACATTACAAACATCTTATATGAAGTATTTCCGAACCAAAACGGATGCACTCAGTAACGCGACTACAATTCCATTCTTCACGTTTGCTGGTGATAACTGGTCTGGCGGCACTGCTTCCTACATACTGGGTGGAATGTATCTCTCATCCTTCGGCAAAAATGATGGAGTGGTCACAGTCGACAATGCTAAGCTTCCCGGCGGACGTGTAGTTAAAATCGGTTCCTGGGATCATGCCAAGGTTCGTACCGGTTCTTACGTCTTCTCCCTGATCCTACCTTACCTCCAAGCGAACACTCCAGCATTGAATCAGGAAACTGAGGCATTTTCAGCAGCGTCTTCCCTGACTGCTTCTGCTGTACAATCCACCTATAACGAGATCGATAATTCATATTTTATTCGAGGCGGCGATTATAATGGAAAAGCCTCCGAAACCCTCACGGTTGAAAATGGTGTCCAATCCATTGATCTGGACTGGATCAGCGATAAACGTGTAAGTCAGCTTGAGCTGACCAAACCTGACGGTACTAGCGAATTGCTTAATGTGAAAGCAGGTCGTGATGAAGAAATCTTTGCTGGTGCCTGGCATCATAGTGCAGTAGTTACCAATCCCCAACCAGGCATCTATAAGTTGAATGCCGTAATTCCTGATCATGGTGCATATCTCCTGATTGCACGCTATCATGCCGCTCAGGTCCCTGAGCTCAAATACAATCTAAATGCAGTGGGCCCGAGACTAAATCTGAAGTCCCAGGATTCCCCAACCAGCGTTACACAAGTCACTTACCAAGTTCAATACTATGGTGATCCGCAACAAGGAATGACTACAGCGTTCAAAGGTCTGACATTGCAGCAAAAAACCGTTACTCCTACTGGGCAAATTGAGCTTTCCAAAGCGGACAAGCCAGGCATCTATTCCGTAACCTATGAAATTAACGGCACCACAGCAGCAGGATATCCTTACCGCCGTACAGCAGTTCAATCCATTTATATTGACGCTGACGGCAACAAGTATGTTGACTAA